The nucleotide sequence cattgaaagtcccatggactgcagaAAGGACACACcaacctatcttggaagaagtaaggccagagtgttccttagaggcaaggatggagaaacttcaagacttcgtcttacacactttggacataaaggagagaccagtccctggagaaggacattgtgtttgcggggggaaaaagaggaaggtccttttggcggttacataatctgttgtcagtttgaaatTTAagagtggaagggtggagtttagcttgcgaatcaggtcgcagtttgatgacctcatttggagctgctaaggagataaatagcactCATTCACTCccagcaagacattcctgttgacaagccacatggagacaggctgatggcagccagagcctcggagctggaggagccacatggagacccatgccagtgctgagatgctttcaccaccactgggtccacaagactttccaccactgggctgtgatcttccggcattcggtgtcattgcctggctgtgtgagtctgacgaggaatttatggactagtatggacatatggggtaatatcagacttagggacttgatctggactgggctggagtgttttctcaatattcaattgctctcgtatacaaagctctttcttacacacacgagtctccctggctttgtttctccaaaccacctggactaacacagtcctCTAGGAGAtgggcggacacagtggctgcagcactgggtgcaggcacaggaaccattgtgaaccCCGTGCAGGGaagggcactgtttcattctattgGGCCCGGGGTTGCTGTGGGTGGGAGCCGACCCCACAGCACCTACTTAGAGAACCTATGTAGGGTCagcatcgacctgatggcagtgggtttggtttctgggTTTTCCCCCTTAGTGAACTGTGAaaacagcccagtgggtgggacCGCCAGCATTCCATGTAAGTGAATTCCTGCAGGAGGGAAGAGCATTATATAGATCGTCTAGGGGAGAGAACCCATTCAGTTACATGCACCGGCAGGCTCTCGCCACGAGGGGAGAAGGTTGAAGCCCTAGACTGTCATACTCAGCAGTGTCCAGGCACATTCAACCCAACAGGTTCAGAATCGGACCTGGAGTCAGACTTCCACGTCTTCCCGGAGACGCAGCTCGCAGACCTTCACATGGGCCAGAATCAGTGGTAGCCTCTGCACAGCCCGTCTGGGACCCACTGGAAGAGCCGTTACCAGAACCCAGGGATGGGAAGGCCTCGAGGGGGCTGTGCTGAGGACGTGGGGAGCAGATGCCACTGGGCTCCGGGCCGGAGCTGGCCTTCTCCAGGCCTCGGGGCGGTCCTGGCTGAGGGGCGTGCACCACAGTCGGCACTACCCTGGGTAAGGGTGGATTTGAGGGCGAGCTCTCTCTACCAGTGCTTAGTCCAAGAACACATAGTGTGGGCTTTTTACGAACACATCTCCAGGGTTTGTTCCCGCTTTTATGTCTCTaggaactgattttttaaaattgggggctcttacaactcttataactcaaacatcaattgtatcaggcatatttgtacatacattgccatcatgttttctaaacatttcctttttacttgagcccttggtgtcagctcttcttccTTCCCTAACTCCCCCCTCGCcaccccttgacaaattataaattattttcatatcttaacactatccactgtctcccccccccagtttctgttgtttgtccctgtgtgtgtgtgtgtgtgtgtgtgtgcaaaatgtattgatcattgcaattggttcccccttcctcctcttccccctaccgtctccctactctcctggtattgctactcccatttatgTTCTGGAGGGGTTTACCTGatgtggattctgtgtgtcgtgagctcttatctcttacctgtacccgtgcacatgctccaatctagccagaactgaaaggaaggactggggtcatgacagtggggggtgaagaagcctcaaggaaccagaggaatattgcatttcatcagtgctgtactgccccctggactcatcccttccttgtgacccttctgtgaggggatgtcctactgtctacagatgggcttagggtctctgctccgacccaccTCGTTCTCAACCATAGGGTTTTGCTTATtaagggtcttttgatgccttttacctggtaCTGATGACACCTTCTACTTGCTTTACCACCACTGGGATCGCTATGTCCTCCTCGTTTTTAATTTCTAGGATCTGAACATAAATGTTGCATAAATGTTGGTGTATGACTGATGGGAAATTTAAAGCATCAATGAGCCATTTGCACAGACCATCTGAGAAGACTGCgtgcagagaagggggaaaaaagccagTCCGTGACAGCCTCCAGGGGAAGCCCCTGAACCCTGGGCTGGCCCCAGGTGAGCAGAGGCCGCCCTGGGCAGGTTGGCTGTTCTGTCTTTCAGCTTCAGCTCTGAGGACTCAAGACGAAGTGTAGACTCTCGGATGCACTGGTGACAGCCGCCCATCTGGACACAGGGGCTGAGGCAGAGATCACTGAGTGGCCTGGGCCTGCACTGGGTGGATCAGGGAGATGCAAAAGCACAGGCCTAGGGTGgagctgtgtgtgcacatgtgcatgcatgtgtaagGGTGTGCGTATGTGAGGGAATGCATGTAGTATGCAAACATGCGTGGGGTATGGTATGCATGAGCTGTGCATGGTGTGGCCTGTGTACGGtgcatgtgcatatatgtgtggtATGCGCAATGTTTACCCATGTGTGCGCAGTGTGTGGATGTGGATGCCTGTGTTGAGTGGTGTGGGTGCAGCGTGTGTTCATGTGTGTATGGGGGCAGGGTCCATACACGCGTCATGTGTGGATGTGGATACACGTGGCTTGAGTATGTGTGTACTGTCATTCTTGTGAGCTCCCTCTGGCCATCTATGTTACCCAAGGGCGGGCACTGTGAACCAGTGTCCCCTTGGTCCCCCTGAGAAGACACAAGCTGTCCTCACGGAGGGGCCCCTAGCCACTGACCTCAGAACCTCTtgtccctgccagggctgaggcaGGCTCCACTTGGGGCCGGCAGGGGACACCCTGCAGGCATGGGCAATTCCAGTCTTGGGGTGTCAGAGGCATAGCCCTGCTCCTGGGGTGGGCCAGTTGGCGACATCTGTTCCTGTCACAGGTCTTCCTGTCCTCCTGTGACCCACCTCAGTCCGCTGCAGCATTCCTAGAGAGGGGTGCCCAGCGCTCTGCTAACCATTAGCCTCCCCGGCTAAGCTTGGTATCACTGTCCTGGCTGTCATCACATCTTCTGCTCTTGCACCTGCATCTGTACCCACAGCGCTTGCAGGGCCCACGAGGAGGCACCACTGCACCATCTATCTGCCTCGTTCTGGACCAGGTCCGGGGCCATGTGTTTGCCTGGCATTGGTGACACATGGGCCAGGCCCCTCCAGGTGTGTGGTGGCACTGACAGGACAGCCTCCCACACACTGAATGGATGGGCGGGCGGGCACCACAGCTCTGCAGTGTCTGCCAGGGTGTCATCCAGCTGGGGTCTGCCGTCTGGTCCCCCCGTCCGTTCTCACCCTGAGCAGCTTGGAGGCTCAGTGTAGAAGTCAGGACAGCATTTCCTGGGGTCAAGTACACGGCATCTCGTGTTGGTGAGATGGTCGGAATGGCAATTCCCACTCAAGAGCATCCGTGTCCTCAGGGCAGGCACACCAATACTGAcaccaaacccacccactgccaccgagccagTTCGATCACCCCTCCAGACTGATGCACAGCAGGAGTGCGGGGCCGGCAGGTGTCTTCCCTCGTCCTGCAcctggagcctcagcctggggacaaACCaggcctccctccccagtcccccgcACGGCGGCCACACCACCCATGCAGGCCAGAATGTGACCTCGTTTAGAAAACCGATCCACAGGGGTCAGAAGCTCCCTGGGGAAGGAATGCTTTCCTTCAAGCAGAGACTTGAGGTTGGTTTCCAAAgtttattaaaaatcaaagaatagAAAACCTTTACATAAAAATATCTTCATTTTCATGCCCATATgtcgtgtccccccccccccaatggaaACATGATCTCTCAAGCTAAGCCTGCAGCACATGCCCAGTGTTGGCCACCCCCTAGTGCACGGGCCCTGGGTGGCCTCCGGCTGTGGCTGCAGACACGCACCGAGGAGGACAGGCTGACAGTCAGTGTGAATAAACACGTCTGTACCGACAGGCTTGCCAGATAAATACTTCAAATGCCCCAAGGCTGCAGcagaaggcgcacctgaccccGCCTACCTGTATTTCCAGCACCTGGAACCCTTAGCCTGCGAGAAGTGACCGGCCCCGGGAGCTCGGTGCGTTCCAGGAACACGCTCGTCAGAGGGGCACGAGGACCTGGTGGCCATGGCAGCACAGGCCTGCGGAGTCTGCCAGCACGCGCCCGCTGACCACGGGCCTCGGCCGCCGTATGGTTGCTCTTAACAGAACAGATGCACACTGCTAACCGATTCCTCAAGGAATCAATGTAACTCCTTCCTCCACATTCCTAAAACTGGGCACTGACTTCCAAAATGGCCTTCGCCAGCCCCACCCTGGAGCCTTTGGCTGGCTTCCTGGTGGCAGTCTCTCCGGGTAGAGGGCCCACAGCTCTTCAGACGCTGGGCTGGCTGTCCACTGACAAGTCGTCTGAGGCGTGTGCGTGCTGCCAGCACAGGCTTGGAGGCCCCTGCACCTGGTCCCGGTGAATGGCCACAAGGAGgccctgtcccccccaccccggggggtgaggggggtgggtgacGCTGCTCCTCAGACCACCAGTGACATGATGAACCCAACTTAGAAAATGTAGCTGGGAAAGGACCCAGGCTTGTTTAAAATCCCCTCTCCCTTAGATATAACTTACGTGAAAAtatgaaattaaataaaaatatctgagTTATTGCACAAATCATAAGTGTTCGATATTTACATAGAAAAGCAGTCCTGGAATCTCAAACGAAACACGAGGGCAGTAAGACAAAGGCGGCCCCGCCTCGTCCCGTCCACGGAGGAGCCCCCTCCCACTGCAGCGCCGCTGGGAACGGGAACGGGAACGAGGCTGAACCGCAAACCGTGCCGCGGTCCACCGTGGGGACAGGCGCTATCTGCTGAGGCTGACGGGCAGGCtgtcgcgtgtgtgtgtgtgcttcctcctcctccagccgGGCCGGTTGTACTGCTGGGGGCCTCGGTTTCCCACGGGGGGCCGGACGCCGGTGCCGGCACCGCCCACCGAGCTGTGACCACTGCCCTGGCCGTGTGTACCCTTCACCGACAGCTTCGCGGCCCCATGCTGCTGGGGCAGAGGGAGGTCAGCGTGGTGTCCCCAGGGTGTCCCCCAAGCCCCCCTACCCACCCTAGCCCTGTGGATGGGGCTGGTGGCGACCAGGCCCAGACATACCTTGTGGTACAAGTGTGGACTGGGCAGCACGTGGGGTGTGGCCGGGGGCAGTGGGGACGACACATGGTGGGCGGCTTTCAGGGACGGGGTGCCTTCCAGGCCCACCTGTCTGCAGGGAAGAGGGGCCACGCCCAGGGTTGGGGGAGGTATCGTGAACCTGGTCTGGAGAGAAACAGAGGGGCCATGAGGCAGCTGGACACCCATACCACGGGACACGTGCCTAGCTTTGCCCCAGGAGGCGTCCGCAGAGGTGGCCCAAGGAGCTGTGCTACATTGGCCTGCATTGCATGTGGAGGTGGGAGCATTCGTGGCCCGGAGACACTGACCCACCTCAAGTCACCGAAACCACAGCCACCAGAGTATAAACTGTGGGCACGTGGCCTGAGATGCCCTTCTGTTGGTCTCCCTGTCTGAATGCACTCGTCCGCTGAGGTTGACCCTGCCTATCTGGCTGTGTCCCCCACAGCCTCTGGGAGTGGACATGGCCCTCAAGGGGTGGGACATGCTGTCTCCAAAGACATCTCTGCAGGGGGCACACACCCACACCACTGTGGGGCCTACCGGGCTGAACGCTGAGCCTGCACCAGGGCCTAGGGCCTTGGGCCTCCTGGGCCCGGCCAGACAACAGGATATGCAGCTTCCAGGGACCTGCAGAGCTGCCAGCCTCGTGGACTGCTGCAAGAATGACATGAGCCCTTGGCCAGTGGTGGGATTTGGGCGGGGATGGAAACAAAGGCCAGGCTACAGGCCCCATTTCTACCTGAGGTCAGGGGTCTAGGATGGGATTGTCAGGGCACCCCCAGAGCAAGTCAGGGGGGTTAGACCTAACTTTGGTAGAACCACCCTCCATATCCCTGGGGACCCCAGTTTCAGTGTGGGAGCCCTCGTACCTGCCCTCCACTACAGGGCACCTTAGCTTCAGGTGGTGGGTCTGAGATCCACAATCTCCCTTGGTGGACCTCAGGCTCAGGGTAAGCCCCCCTAAAACCTGCTTTGTCCCAGTGAACCTGGGTCTCAGGGAAGGCCCCCCGCAGCACACACCTGGTTGTTTGCCGTCATGATCAACGTTCGAGAGGCGGTGGTCTGGGGTTTGCTGCTGGGCACTGGCAGGGCAGTGGGCAGAGCAGCCATCAGTGGTGGGGCCTGGAGGCTGAGCTGGTAAacgctgggtgtggtgcagggtGGTGTGTCTGAGTCCTGTGCCCACAAACAGGGAGCGGGTCACGGGGTGGGTTAAGGGCGCCCCCCTCTCCTGGCTGGACAAGGACAGGGCCTTGGTGGCAGGCACTCACGATGTCGCTGCCTGAGAGTGAGGACACAGAGGAGGCGGAGGAGCCGGAGGAGAGGAGCCGCGGGCTGGACAGGGACAGGGTCAGTCGCTGGCTGTAGGGGGAGCCCAGGTCTCGCTCCTGGCCCTGCTCCCCACTGTACACGACCAGCCGCTCCTTCATCTTCAGCCTGTTGTCTGTGGGGAAAGGCACCGCTCTGACACCGTGGAAGGGAGCATATGCGTGTGCATGGCCACACGGACCCGGCCCTTAACCAAATGCAAACCCACGGCCAGCACGTTGtttccgactcacggtgaccctacaggacagggtagaactgccctgtgggtctccgggagaagacagcctcctctttcccctgaagaggggctggtgggtgtgCACTGAAGGCCCTGTGGTGAGCAGTGGCACAGCCTAAACCCACCACGTTTGACCTGAAGACGACGGGGAGCGTCAGCGTGCTGGGAGCAACCCACTGAGCACGCACAGACTTTGCGCCACAacgaagctgtatacgctctcaGTGGGAGCTTCTCTCGGTGACGCGTGTCCACAGGCTGCTCTGCACTTGCCAGGGGAACTCGGCAGGTGATAACATGCACCTCACCTGTTCGCCGTTCCTGTTTTACACAGAGCAGTGATGATGTCCAAGTGTCTCCCCATGGAATGAAAAGACACGGGCCCCCTGGAAGCCTCAGGAGCTCCTCCTGGACCATGCCGGGGACTGAAATCGGGTCTCTGCCTGCACTTTGCCTCACCCGGGAACCGCGTAGCCGGAGTGCTCACCGAGCTCGGGTGTCGGGCTGGCTCTGCCCCACTTCTCCTTGATCCAGCGCCTGTAGTCGATAACCTCCTGTGTGACCTTGATGATGCGTCCTAGCGTGCTGCGGGGCAGGGGACATGAGCAGTCAGCTATGGCACAGGGGACACGATTGCCTGGCCAACAGCCGGTCATGCCTGACCACACAACCCTGCGGCTACAGCCCTAGGCTTCCGAGCCTCATCTTGCCACCTGTCTAATTGCATCCCCAACGTGAGGAAAGAGCTGCTGGTCCGAGGGTTATCCAGGTccgcccccactccccccagGATACAACGCCCCATCACCCCAGACagtccccagggctgggccagaACGACTCTGATCAGCCCATCCTCGGAAAGCCCTCCTCTCCTGAGGCCCTTGGAGACCACAGATGCAGTAAGACCAGGAgcgagcagagctgccactgcagGGTGGGTGTCCACGCCGGACGAGGCCATGGGCCTCAGAGCAGGGCTGGGCCCCAGAAGGTCCTGGCCGAGTCACACGCAGTACGTGGCAGCCTGCGCACTCACCTCTCGGCGTGTCTGTTGGGGTAGGAGCTGGCGAGTGGCGACACCGCGTGGCTCAGCACGATGTAGGCGTAGTCGAACACCTGTTTCACCTGCATGGCCCCATAAGAGCTCCGGCCCACGTCGTTGCCTGCAGCAGGGCGGCCACATTGGCCAATGTCTCAGAGCCCCCAAAGCCACCCCCAGGCCTGCCAGCAGGGCCCCTCCCCTGCAACCACAGTCAAGAGGGGCTTCTGTGGGGGTGTGTCCCCAAGGCCTGAGGACA is from Tenrec ecaudatus isolate mTenEca1 chromosome 2, mTenEca1.hap1, whole genome shotgun sequence and encodes:
- the TENT4A gene encoding terminal nucleotidyltransferase 4A → MSPCPEEAAMRREVVKRIETVIKDLWPSADVRIFGSFSTGLYLPTSDIDLVVFGKWERPPLQLLEQALRKHSVAEPCSIKVLDKATVPIIKLTDQETEVKVDISFNVETGVRAAELVKSYVKRYSLLPYLILVLKQFLLQRDLNEVFTGGISSYSLILMAISFLQLHPRIDARRADENLGMLLVEFFELYGRNFNYLKTGIRIKEGGAYIAKEEIMKAMPSGYRPSMLCIEDPLLPGNDVGRSSYGAMQVKQVFDYAYIVLSHAVSPLASSYPNRHAESTLGRIIKVTQEVIDYRRWIKEKWGRASPTPELDNRLKMKERLVVYSGEQGQERDLGSPYSQRLTLSLSSPRLLSSGSSASSVSSLSGSDIDSDTPPCTTPSVYQLSLQAPPLMAALPTALPVPSSKPQTTASRTLIMTANNQTRFTIPPPTLGVAPLPCRQVGLEGTPSLKAAHHVSSPLPPATPHVLPSPHLYHKHGAAKLSVKGTHGQGSGHSSVGGAGTGVRPPVGNRGPQQYNRPGWRRRKHTHTRDSLPVSLSR